A genomic window from Candidatus Omnitrophota bacterium includes:
- the hemG gene encoding protoporphyrinogen oxidase produces MTKIIIIGAGISGLTAAYWLKRKGFCATVLEKNNRPGGSIETSRGGGYLFERGPNSFLDNAPETLELCSLLNLENELLKQSMRGNARYIYLNGKLHEVPSGLGALWKTELLSGKAKRGLLKEIFRSGNRSPEDESLAQFIRRRFGDEILQNIVTPFVSGVYAGDPDKLSLRGTFPMLYDLERQHGGLMRGGIARMFRRKKPTDAKKKPHAKNLCSFVDGLQTLTDALARELGNDLRLNTGVREVGRNPDGGYIVQTEGGEALTADIILFAAPAYALPDMLKSLLPQSTAYWSSIPYNRLCIACLGCRKQDIRHGCQGFGFLAPRGQGIRILGSIWNSSLFARRAPAGERCFSVFIGGGLDPQAFDLSDEEIMRQVREDMKISLGADGEAVHQEIARWERAIPQYPIGHVEAMERIRQEQSALPGLFFTGNYLNGVSMNDCIRNAKETAEKIAQTLAGTHSL; encoded by the coding sequence ATGACAAAAATCATTATCATCGGCGCGGGGATCTCTGGCCTGACAGCAGCTTATTGGCTCAAACGGAAAGGTTTTTGCGCTACGGTTTTGGAGAAGAACAACCGTCCCGGCGGTTCAATCGAAACTTCTCGCGGCGGCGGCTATCTTTTTGAACGCGGGCCGAATTCGTTTTTGGATAACGCGCCCGAAACGTTGGAACTCTGCTCGCTGCTCAATCTGGAAAACGAATTGCTCAAGCAATCCATGCGCGGCAATGCGCGGTATATCTATTTAAACGGCAAACTGCATGAAGTTCCATCGGGATTGGGCGCATTGTGGAAAACGGAACTCTTATCCGGCAAGGCTAAAAGAGGCTTGTTGAAGGAAATTTTTCGATCCGGCAACCGTTCGCCGGAAGACGAAAGCCTGGCGCAATTCATCCGCCGCCGGTTTGGGGATGAAATATTGCAAAACATCGTCACGCCGTTTGTTTCCGGCGTTTATGCGGGCGATCCTGATAAATTGAGCCTGCGCGGGACCTTTCCCATGCTTTATGATTTGGAGCGCCAGCATGGCGGATTGATGCGCGGCGGCATCGCCCGCATGTTCAGACGTAAAAAGCCCACTGACGCCAAAAAGAAGCCTCACGCAAAAAATCTTTGTTCCTTCGTCGATGGGTTGCAGACGCTGACGGACGCCTTGGCGCGCGAGTTGGGAAACGATCTGCGCTTGAATACCGGCGTTCGGGAAGTTGGAAGAAATCCCGATGGCGGTTATATCGTCCAAACGGAAGGCGGGGAAGCACTGACTGCTGACATAATACTTTTCGCTGCGCCCGCTTATGCGCTGCCCGATATGCTTAAATCTTTATTGCCGCAATCCACCGCATATTGGTCTTCGATCCCTTATAACCGTTTGTGCATCGCCTGTCTCGGCTGCCGCAAGCAAGACATACGGCATGGTTGTCAAGGATTCGGCTTTCTAGCGCCGCGCGGGCAGGGAATCCGCATATTGGGCAGCATCTGGAATTCCAGCCTCTTCGCCCGCCGCGCTCCCGCAGGCGAACGCTGCTTCAGCGTGTTTATCGGCGGCGGACTGGATCCGCAGGCGTTCGATTTGTCCGACGAAGAAATCATGCGGCAGGTGCGGGAAGACATGAAAATTTCCCTTGGCGCCGATGGGGAAGCAGTCCACCAAGAAATCGCCCGTTGGGAGCGCGCCATCCCGCAATATCCCATCGGCCATGTGGAGGCGATGGAGAGAATCCGCCAGGAACAGAGCGCTTTGCCCGGACTTTTTTTCACGGGGAATTATTTGAACGGCGTCTCCATGAACGATTGCATTCGCAACGCCAAGGAAACGGCGGAAAAGATCGCTCAGACTCTTGCGGGGACGCATTCATTATGA
- a CDS encoding DegT/DnrJ/EryC1/StrS family aminotransferase encodes MKKTFTPKQYEMPWPYTGALFGWEEEAALVRMIRATSEKRRPLDRRSPEIAAFEERFAAYIGVEHAISVSSGGTALELAARLLKIGAGDEVLITALTFKATVLPVVLAGARPVPVDIEYDSLNVNLERLEAQITPRTKAIFVIDYAGLPLDPEAVMAIGRKHGLPVVEDAAHALGAAYLGVKCGAWADITCFSFQSQKNISTLGEGGMITTPHKEYAERARELRNYDHEREAGSNYRLSAAQCAVGIEQLKRLEFVNKKRRRIGRRMSAALRDIAGFVTPCEPEDATHAYHMYPCRLDEVVFGAARDVVRKKLLDDYAVETSFQYAPWYTFPVIQKAMGDFEPCPVMDRVARELFGLPIYPGYADDEVDYLIWAVHETLASL; translated from the coding sequence ATGAAGAAAACTTTTACGCCGAAACAATACGAGATGCCTTGGCCCTATACGGGCGCCTTATTTGGTTGGGAAGAAGAAGCGGCTTTAGTCAGGATGATCCGCGCCACCTCCGAGAAGCGCCGTCCATTGGATCGCCGTTCGCCGGAAATCGCCGCGTTTGAAGAACGGTTCGCCGCTTATATCGGCGTCGAACATGCGATATCGGTTAGTTCGGGAGGAACGGCGCTGGAATTGGCGGCGCGGCTATTGAAGATCGGCGCGGGCGATGAGGTATTGATCACGGCGTTGACGTTCAAAGCTACGGTTCTGCCCGTCGTGCTGGCGGGCGCCCGGCCGGTTCCCGTGGATATCGAATACGACAGCCTCAACGTAAACTTGGAGCGGCTGGAAGCGCAGATTACGCCGCGAACGAAGGCGATTTTCGTTATTGACTACGCCGGATTGCCTTTGGATCCGGAAGCGGTCATGGCCATTGGCCGCAAGCATGGCTTGCCAGTGGTGGAGGATGCGGCTCACGCTTTAGGCGCCGCCTATCTCGGCGTGAAATGCGGGGCGTGGGCGGATATCACTTGTTTCAGTTTTCAATCGCAAAAGAACATCAGCACGCTGGGGGAAGGCGGCATGATTACGACGCCGCATAAAGAATATGCCGAGCGAGCGCGCGAATTGCGCAACTACGATCACGAGCGTGAAGCGGGTTCGAACTACCGCTTGTCGGCGGCTCAATGCGCTGTGGGAATCGAGCAACTCAAGCGCCTGGAATTTGTCAACAAAAAGCGCCGCCGCATTGGCCGCCGCATGTCCGCCGCGTTGCGGGATATCGCAGGATTCGTTACGCCCTGCGAGCCGGAAGACGCAACGCACGCTTATCACATGTACCCTTGCCGGTTGGACGAAGTAGTATTCGGCGCGGCGCGCGACGTTGTTCGAAAGAAATTGCTTGACGATTACGCCGTGGAAACGTCTTTCCAATACGCCCCGTGGTACACGTTTCCCGTAATCCAAAAGGCGATGGGAGATTTCGAACCGTGCCCGGTTATGGATCGCGTCGCCCGCGAGCTTTTCGGTCTACCAATTTATCCCGGATATGCGGACGATGAAGTGGATTACTTGATTTGGGCGGTTCACGAGACATTGGCGTCGCTTTAG
- the hemN gene encoding oxygen-independent coproporphyrinogen III oxidase, which yields MSNAASAIQTIDPKMIEKYSLRGPRYTSYPTAPEWTEEVGADIYWKHVRATNQSGASCPLSIYIHIPFCGERCYYCACNVIITQSEKIMERYVDSVSREAQRTAQEIAPGRRVIQFHLGGGTPTHLPPPLLERLLSKVTALFEYDEDSERSIEVDSRVTSIEHLQVLRRFGFNRISLGVEDFFAKTQEAINRPQDAEETNRFAQDCRRLGFESVNIDLVYGLPFQTLKTFHETLDIIYRIDPDRIALYNYAHLPEKVPHQRKIEETSLPNAQERTAILKAAIEGFTERGYAYIGMDHFAKPDDELTLSQKEGTLQRNFMGFTTRAGADLYAFGVSAISSLPALYAQNEKNLKQYTDKVERGEAPIERGVELTPDDRMRRWVIMELMCNLRVSAERFRELWGEDFHRYFAQELQSLQPFAADGLLEPDMSQEIRVTDIGQIIIRPIAMAFDRRLALARQRGGQTAFSKTL from the coding sequence ATGAGTAACGCCGCATCGGCTATACAAACCATCGATCCTAAAATGATCGAAAAATATTCGCTGCGGGGGCCGCGCTATACCAGCTACCCCACGGCGCCGGAATGGACGGAAGAGGTAGGCGCCGATATCTATTGGAAGCATGTTCGCGCAACCAACCAATCCGGCGCATCCTGTCCGCTTTCGATTTACATTCATATCCCCTTCTGCGGCGAGCGTTGCTATTACTGCGCCTGCAACGTCATCATCACGCAAAGCGAAAAGATAATGGAGCGATACGTTGACTCAGTTAGCCGCGAGGCGCAGCGGACGGCGCAGGAAATCGCGCCCGGACGCCGCGTCATCCAGTTCCATCTGGGCGGCGGTACTCCCACCCATCTGCCTCCGCCATTATTGGAGCGGCTGCTGAGTAAAGTTACAGCGCTTTTCGAATACGACGAGGATTCGGAAAGATCGATCGAGGTGGATTCCCGCGTTACGTCGATCGAGCATCTGCAAGTCTTGCGCCGTTTTGGCTTCAATCGCATATCGCTGGGCGTAGAGGACTTTTTCGCCAAAACTCAGGAAGCTATCAACCGCCCACAAGACGCGGAAGAGACGAATCGCTTCGCGCAGGATTGCCGCCGCCTCGGCTTCGAAAGCGTCAATATCGACTTGGTCTATGGATTGCCTTTTCAAACGTTGAAGACTTTTCATGAGACTTTGGATATCATTTATCGCATCGATCCCGACCGCATCGCGCTTTATAACTACGCCCACTTGCCCGAAAAAGTTCCCCATCAGCGCAAGATCGAAGAGACCAGCCTGCCCAATGCGCAAGAACGCACGGCGATCTTGAAAGCCGCCATCGAAGGCTTCACCGAGCGCGGCTACGCCTATATCGGCATGGATCATTTCGCCAAGCCTGATGACGAGTTGACGCTCAGCCAGAAAGAAGGAACGCTGCAACGGAATTTCATGGGCTTCACGACGCGGGCGGGCGCCGACTTGTACGCCTTCGGCGTTTCCGCCATCAGCAGCCTTCCCGCCCTTTATGCGCAAAACGAGAAAAATTTGAAACAATATACGGATAAAGTCGAACGCGGCGAAGCGCCGATCGAGCGCGGCGTCGAACTGACTCCCGACGACCGTATGCGCCGTTGGGTTATTATGGAATTGATGTGCAATCTTCGCGTTTCCGCCGAACGTTTTCGGGAATTGTGGGGCGAGGATTTTCATCGCTATTTTGCGCAGGAGTTGCAATCGTTGCAGCCATTCGCCGCCGATGGACTCTTGGAGCCGGATATGTCGCAGGAAATTCGCGTGACGGATATCGGGCAGATCATCATCCGTCCCATCGCCATGGCTTTCGACCGGCGGCTGGCGTTGGCGCGGCAAAGGGGCGGACAGACGGCGTTTTCGAAGACGCTATGA
- the nuoI gene encoding NADH-quinone oxidoreductase subunit NuoI — MDKSIFRPLPIAPKQKSVQVQLSLQQMKNLGWDKSLQIALAIVKGMLLTLRHLFRKPITFNYPNQKRRQSVRFRGIHKLQRHEDGLERCVGCGLCGVVCPSNAIYLEAAENTPEHRASHGERYASLYQIDMLRCIFCGFCEEACPEDAIILGPNWEAASTDRNDFIYSKERLLVPVEKKDDFRPGMTWPEQKINTLPTSSVLPEYYEKEKKRRKVI, encoded by the coding sequence ATGGACAAAAGCATCTTTCGGCCCTTGCCGATCGCGCCCAAGCAGAAAAGCGTTCAAGTCCAGCTTTCCTTGCAGCAAATGAAAAACCTGGGCTGGGATAAATCCCTGCAAATCGCGTTGGCTATTGTAAAAGGGATGTTATTGACCTTGAGGCATCTATTCCGCAAGCCGATAACGTTCAATTACCCCAACCAAAAGCGCCGTCAGTCCGTCCGCTTTCGCGGCATTCATAAATTGCAACGCCATGAAGACGGCTTGGAACGCTGCGTGGGATGCGGCCTATGCGGCGTCGTTTGCCCATCCAACGCCATCTACCTCGAAGCGGCGGAAAACACGCCGGAACATCGCGCGTCCCACGGCGAACGCTATGCTTCCCTTTACCAGATCGATATGCTGCGGTGCATCTTCTGCGGTTTCTGCGAGGAAGCCTGCCCCGAAGACGCCATCATCCTCGGCCCCAATTGGGAAGCCGCCAGTACGGACAGAAACGACTTTATCTATTCCAAAGAGCGTCTTCTCGTCCCTGTGGAGAAGAAAGACGATTTCCGTCCCGGCATGACCTGGCCGGAACAGAAAATCAACACGCTTCCCACCTCTTCCGTTCTTCCAGAATATTACGAAAAAGAGAAAAAGCGGCGGAAAGTCATTTAA
- a CDS encoding nucleotidyltransferase family protein, whose product MSAIIRLNPVLNLTSEELELFCRKNHIRKLSLFGSALRGELRPDSDIDILVEFISGEEPGLIGFAGMEIELSKLIGRKADLRTPGDLSRYFREEVVNSAEVQYEQE is encoded by the coding sequence ATGAGTGCAATCATACGGCTAAATCCCGTTTTGAATCTTACGTCGGAAGAATTGGAGTTATTCTGCCGGAAAAATCATATTCGAAAATTATCCTTGTTCGGTTCGGCGTTGCGCGGCGAGCTCCGTCCTGATAGCGATATCGACATTCTTGTGGAATTTATATCAGGAGAAGAGCCGGGATTGATCGGTTTTGCAGGTATGGAAATAGAATTAAGCAAGCTCATTGGCCGCAAAGCCGATCTTCGAACCCCTGGCGATTTGAGCCGGTATTTTCGCGAAGAGGTAGTGAATTCGGCAGAGGTTCAATATGAACAAGAGTGA
- a CDS encoding ferrochelatase, translating into MTVDVILLSYGEPPSATFFQQWAYSCRILNKLTRRAAPIPRPLIPFIGVFRACKRVMAWRRYDYGSPLDAITEKQAQAIQEALNRERKEITWRVRAVFEFRQPLFVPCLRDLRASDCERLVIVPLYAAYSGFTAEISLLDYKKFQKRYGDSLPRAKYVLFRPCLRELANIMAEFILSQIKNVEWIDPQNSALLLGAHGTVTTPIRGIKDAGYKDTFTLYKMIEEKLRPSFREIDIGWLNHRVGGEWTQPTLDVSVRRMMQEGITRFVYFPFGFIADNAETQLEGKIVFENLGVKDYLHLPCINTDSSFINMLTKRIIRCAGASAA; encoded by the coding sequence ATGACTGTGGATGTGATCCTGCTTTCCTACGGCGAGCCGCCGTCGGCGACATTCTTCCAGCAATGGGCTTATTCCTGCCGCATATTGAATAAGCTGACGCGGCGGGCGGCTCCGATTCCGCGTCCCCTCATTCCATTCATCGGCGTTTTCCGCGCTTGCAAGCGGGTGATGGCTTGGCGGCGATACGATTATGGTTCTCCTTTGGATGCCATCACGGAAAAGCAGGCGCAAGCCATTCAAGAGGCGCTGAATCGAGAAAGAAAAGAGATAACTTGGCGCGTTCGCGCCGTTTTCGAGTTTCGGCAGCCGCTCTTTGTTCCCTGCCTTCGCGATCTACGCGCCTCCGATTGCGAGCGGTTGGTCATCGTTCCGCTTTACGCCGCCTATTCGGGATTCACGGCTGAAATTTCCTTGCTTGATTATAAGAAATTTCAAAAGCGATACGGCGATTCACTGCCGCGGGCGAAATACGTTTTGTTTCGCCCTTGCCTGAGAGAATTAGCCAATATCATGGCGGAATTTATCCTATCGCAAATAAAAAACGTGGAGTGGATTGATCCCCAAAATTCGGCGCTCCTTCTCGGCGCTCACGGCACGGTAACGACGCCTATACGCGGCATAAAAGATGCGGGGTATAAGGATACGTTTACTTTATACAAAATGATCGAAGAAAAATTGCGGCCGTCATTCCGAGAGATCGATATCGGATGGTTGAATCATCGCGTGGGCGGCGAGTGGACGCAGCCTACGTTGGATGTATCCGTGCGCCGGATGATGCAGGAAGGAATAACGCGCTTTGTCTATTTTCCTTTCGGATTCATTGCTGATAATGCGGAAACACAATTGGAGGGCAAGATTGTTTTTGAAAATCTCGGCGTTAAGGACTATCTTCATCTTCCTTGCATCAATACGGATTCGTCCTTTATTAACATGTTAACAAAACGCATTATCCGATGCGCGGGAGCGAGCGCGGCATGA
- the hemC gene encoding hydroxymethylbilane synthase produces MNENNVFKLGTRGSPLALWQAERVKSLLEAKRPGAVIELVIIQTSGDKILDKPLVQIGGKGVFTKEIEESLIDGAVDFAVHSFKDLPTIQPPELAIVSIPERDSPFDAILSRSAANLRDLSPHPVIATGSLRRRAQILALRPDANVVDLRGNVNTRMRKYRESNWDAMIMALAGIRRMGWEDQISGALAPEEMLPAPAQGALAIEARQQDERTRELLLSIHDEATAAGVLAERAFLATLEGGCQVPMAAYAEMQESVLTLHGLIAGLDGAPCIRQMLQGDAKHPIELGKQLGENILQAGGWKIIASLQEKNIRRE; encoded by the coding sequence ATGAATGAAAACAATGTATTTAAATTAGGAACGCGCGGCAGCCCGTTGGCGCTTTGGCAGGCGGAGCGGGTAAAAAGTCTTCTGGAAGCGAAGCGGCCCGGCGCAGTAATCGAACTCGTTATTATTCAAACGTCCGGCGATAAAATTTTGGATAAGCCGTTGGTGCAAATCGGCGGCAAGGGCGTATTCACCAAGGAGATCGAAGAATCGTTAATCGACGGCGCCGTCGATTTCGCCGTGCATAGTTTTAAGGATTTGCCCACGATCCAGCCGCCGGAATTGGCGATCGTCTCCATTCCGGAACGAGATTCCCCATTTGACGCGATTCTATCCCGCAGCGCCGCTAATCTGCGCGATCTGTCTCCCCATCCCGTAATCGCCACTGGCAGTTTAAGGCGGCGGGCGCAGATTCTGGCTTTGCGTCCCGACGCCAACGTGGTTGACCTGCGGGGCAACGTCAACACGCGGATGCGTAAATACCGCGAATCGAATTGGGACGCTATGATTATGGCTTTAGCCGGAATCCGGCGCATGGGGTGGGAAGACCAAATTTCCGGAGCGCTGGCGCCAGAGGAAATGCTGCCCGCGCCCGCGCAAGGCGCCCTCGCTATCGAAGCCCGCCAGCAGGACGAGAGAACTCGCGAACTGTTATTATCGATCCACGACGAAGCCACCGCCGCTGGCGTGTTAGCTGAACGCGCTTTCCTGGCTACATTGGAAGGCGGCTGCCAAGTGCCAATGGCGGCCTATGCGGAAATGCAAGAGAGCGTTCTAACCTTGCATGGGCTGATCGCCGGTCTCGATGGCGCACCTTGCATTCGCCAAATGCTGCAAGGCGATGCGAAGCATCCCATCGAACTGGGAAAACAGCTGGGGGAAAACATTCTGCAAGCGGGGGGGTGGAAGATTATCGCTTCGCTGCAGGAAAAGAATATTCGGCGCGAGTGA
- a CDS encoding DinB family protein, which yields MNWTELLKSELEGAYKSTLGLVEMAEDDQLNWKPATGGNWMTMSQMLMHLTNACGMCFQGFLTGDWGLPEGVKLEDLKPEEMLPPAEKMPAIESVAKAKEAIIKDKQLAFDMLAITTEEDLTNKFLSAPWDPRKLALGYWLLQMVNHLNQHKCQLFYYLKLQGKPVHTGHLYGM from the coding sequence ATGAATTGGACCGAATTGCTCAAGAGCGAATTGGAAGGCGCCTACAAATCGACGCTGGGACTGGTGGAGATGGCGGAGGACGATCAATTGAATTGGAAACCCGCCACAGGCGGCAACTGGATGACGATGAGCCAAATGCTGATGCATTTAACCAACGCATGCGGCATGTGTTTCCAAGGCTTCCTCACCGGCGATTGGGGATTGCCGGAAGGCGTCAAGTTGGAGGATCTTAAACCCGAAGAGATGTTGCCGCCAGCGGAGAAAATGCCCGCGATCGAGAGCGTAGCGAAAGCGAAGGAGGCTATTATCAAGGATAAGCAGCTGGCCTTCGATATGCTCGCCATAACGACGGAGGAGGATCTGACCAATAAGTTTCTCTCGGCGCCCTGGGATCCACGGAAATTAGCGCTGGGGTATTGGTTGCTGCAAATGGTGAATCATCTCAATCAGCACAAATGCCAATTGTTCTACTATCTGAAGTTGCAGGGGAAGCCGGTGCATACCGGCCATTTGTATGGCATGTAA
- the hemA gene encoding glutamyl-tRNA reductase, which produces MMREANPKYFLVVTLNHKNISLKDLNQFSIPQGDMDRLLLHLMNTPFIEEVVGLCTCNRTEFYAGVNSVKDAAHAFAHELADYTGLTLETLRPSLTVIADAEAVEHLLRLASGLESMVIGDAQILGQVKEAYTRAAQLGVVEKTFHTLFQRVFSVAKRVRNETGLGKGRMSIAALAVEWAGKAVPSWRNVVATVIGAGKMGGLAAKYLKDAGVKELRIANRSPEKSIELANELGGKVYGLDEMDRILAESDVIVSTTSSPEPLITLAAAEKAAKARPKKRILIDVTLTPDIERSVEEVEGVTLVDLEALRLLAQENEKQRSEQYQRAEQIIEEELDVLMPWSLPLHIDALAASMGEYAKEICEDELQDLLDTLPDLSLKQKEIIEAKMKKLSERIILMPRRNLRQFHKVTSCPNACNCLSELFNTNHGARTAPGMAAVKPLKD; this is translated from the coding sequence ATGATGCGCGAGGCTAATCCCAAATATTTTCTCGTTGTTACCCTGAATCATAAGAATATTTCCTTAAAGGACTTGAACCAGTTTTCCATTCCGCAAGGAGATATGGACAGGCTGTTGCTCCATTTGATGAATACGCCCTTTATCGAAGAAGTGGTTGGGCTTTGCACCTGCAACCGGACGGAATTTTACGCCGGAGTCAATTCCGTCAAGGATGCGGCGCACGCCTTCGCCCATGAACTAGCCGATTATACGGGATTGACGCTTGAGACATTGCGGCCATCGCTGACCGTCATCGCCGATGCGGAAGCGGTGGAGCATCTTCTGCGCCTAGCGTCGGGACTGGAATCGATGGTTATCGGCGACGCCCAGATTTTGGGTCAGGTCAAAGAGGCTTATACTCGAGCCGCTCAACTGGGAGTGGTGGAAAAGACTTTCCATACCCTCTTTCAACGGGTGTTTTCCGTTGCCAAGCGAGTGCGCAACGAAACCGGTTTGGGCAAAGGCCGCATGTCCATCGCGGCGTTGGCGGTGGAATGGGCGGGAAAAGCCGTACCTTCCTGGCGCAATGTCGTAGCGACCGTAATCGGCGCCGGGAAGATGGGCGGACTGGCGGCGAAATATTTGAAAGACGCCGGCGTGAAAGAATTGCGGATCGCCAACCGCAGCCCGGAAAAGAGCATCGAATTAGCCAACGAACTCGGCGGCAAGGTTTACGGATTGGACGAGATGGATCGGATTCTCGCCGAGTCTGACGTTATCGTTTCCACTACCTCGTCGCCTGAGCCGTTGATTACGCTCGCAGCGGCGGAAAAGGCGGCGAAAGCCCGTCCCAAGAAACGCATCTTGATCGATGTTACGCTTACGCCGGATATCGAACGATCTGTAGAAGAAGTGGAAGGCGTAACGCTTGTCGACCTGGAAGCCTTGCGGTTATTAGCCCAGGAAAACGAGAAGCAGCGGTCGGAGCAATATCAACGCGCTGAGCAAATCATCGAGGAAGAATTGGATGTGCTAATGCCCTGGTCTTTGCCGTTGCATATCGACGCCCTGGCGGCCAGCATGGGGGAATACGCCAAGGAAATTTGCGAAGACGAATTGCAAGACTTGCTCGATACGCTGCCCGATTTGTCCTTGAAGCAAAAGGAAATCATCGAAGCGAAAATGAAAAAATTATCGGAGCGCATTATCCTAATGCCTCGGCGAAATCTCCGCCAATTTCACAAAGTTACCTCATGCCCCAACGCCTGCAACTGCCTTTCCGAATTATTCAATACGAATCACGGCGCGCGCACGGCTCCCGGCATGGCCGCCGTGAAACCTTTGAAAGATTGA
- a CDS encoding HepT-like ribonuclease domain-containing protein, producing MLDWTLEASQIAQGRKREDLDSDRIFFNAVIRCIEVIGEAASKISLECRYQYPQIPWEDIIGMRNRLIHAYFDIQTDIVWKTVVNELPYLRQELEKIVSMMREKDI from the coding sequence ATGTTGGATTGGACTTTGGAAGCTTCACAAATTGCGCAAGGACGAAAGAGAGAAGATTTAGATTCCGACAGAATATTTTTCAACGCGGTCATTCGATGTATAGAGGTCATAGGTGAAGCAGCTTCTAAAATTTCTTTAGAATGCCGATATCAATATCCTCAAATTCCTTGGGAAGATATTATCGGAATGAGGAATCGTTTGATTCATGCTTATTTTGACATTCAAACGGATATCGTATGGAAAACCGTAGTAAATGAATTGCCTTATCTCCGTCAGGAGTTGGAAAAGATCGTCTCTATGATGAGAGAGAAAGATATATGA
- the hemE gene encoding uroporphyrinogen decarboxylase translates to MMKSTLFKPASQELSRKERFLNAISFAPIDRPPVWLMRQAGRYLPEYQEVKRQYSFQEMCRLPSVAADVSLQPFDILGVDAIIVFNDILIPLESMGFSVEYAEGGPIVAPAIRRESDWKSIRPADFSETPPVFDSIREIRKRAGSGVPILGFAGSPFTLATYIVEGGVSRNLRYIKEIAYAQPQWLERMLELITPAVIEYLKIQIQAGADAVQIFDTWAGTLQVKEYRRFALPYQRRIVEAIQSQGTPVILYVKGSSPYLREMKETGAAVLSVDWITPLREVAEIAGEGVALQGNLDPAVLYAAPETVREQVQALLRDFGRKQGYIFNLGHGVLPETPVESVKEAIKAVKDYE, encoded by the coding sequence ATGATGAAATCCACTCTATTCAAGCCAGCGTCCCAGGAGCTGAGCCGGAAAGAACGTTTTCTCAACGCGATTTCCTTCGCTCCCATCGATCGTCCTCCAGTTTGGCTGATGCGGCAGGCGGGGCGATATTTGCCGGAATATCAGGAGGTGAAGCGGCAGTACTCGTTTCAGGAGATGTGCCGCCTGCCGTCGGTAGCGGCGGATGTTTCGCTGCAACCGTTCGACATTCTCGGCGTGGACGCCATTATCGTATTCAACGATATTCTGATTCCTTTGGAATCAATGGGTTTTTCGGTGGAATACGCCGAAGGCGGCCCCATCGTAGCGCCCGCCATACGAAGAGAATCTGACTGGAAATCCATTCGTCCCGCCGATTTTTCCGAAACGCCTCCCGTTTTCGATTCCATTCGGGAAATCCGCAAACGGGCGGGAAGCGGCGTTCCAATTCTGGGTTTCGCCGGGTCGCCTTTCACGCTGGCGACGTATATCGTTGAAGGCGGAGTCAGCCGGAATCTGCGGTATATCAAAGAGATCGCCTACGCCCAACCGCAATGGCTGGAGAGAATGCTGGAGCTTATCACGCCCGCCGTGATTGAATATCTTAAAATCCAAATTCAGGCGGGCGCGGATGCGGTGCAGATTTTCGATACCTGGGCGGGAACGCTGCAGGTGAAGGAATACCGGCGGTTTGCGCTTCCCTATCAGCGGCGAATCGTAGAAGCGATTCAATCCCAAGGAACACCGGTTATCCTATATGTTAAAGGCTCGTCGCCCTATTTGCGCGAAATGAAAGAGACGGGCGCCGCCGTCTTGAGCGTCGATTGGATTACGCCTTTGCGGGAGGTTGCGGAAATCGCGGGAGAAGGCGTTGCGCTGCAGGGCAATCTCGATCCCGCTGTTCTTTATGCGGCGCCGGAAACGGTAAGGGAGCAAGTGCAAGCCCTGTTGCGGGATTTCGGACGCAAGCAAGGTTATATTTTCAACCTGGGCCACGGCGTACTGCCGGAAACGCCAGTGGAGAGCGTGAAAGAAGCGATTAAGGCGGTGAAAGACTATGAGTAA